A single region of the Brassica rapa cultivar Chiifu-401-42 chromosome A03, CAAS_Brap_v3.01, whole genome shotgun sequence genome encodes:
- the LOC103861363 gene encoding cysteine-rich receptor-like protein kinase 5, with the protein MSAYTSLNYTYLLTFFIAILRVSAQLQDPTYAGHSCSDRISTNNVYLSNLKSLLTSFSNSHASLFSEGFNFLAKGQDNGTVFGIFLCRGDLSPDVCRECVLFASSNTQSRCLRGKELLIQYDECMLGYSDRNIFMDGIRTWSTPTIITWNNQSVRPDRFKDAMFSLMNKSSMEAADSKEKRFAVNKSRFTLSQTLYAFVQCIPDLSPEGCLNCLQQSMMEFNFSRVGGRVVFPSCNSRYEIYPFYNESLVATPSPSLPVTATPSPPGKVKNSLVIILATCVPVSVFVLFLVAVSSYQVTKKVKKTDNTTAADDEGDDITTAGSLQFDFKVIEAATDKFSICNKLGEGGFGKVYKGTLPNGLRVAVKRLSKTSGQGEKEFKNEVVLVAKLQHRNLVKLLGYCFEREEKILVYEFVPNKSLDYFLFDSRMQSQLDWSRRYKIIGGIARGILYLHQDSRLTIIHRDLKAGNILLDADMNPKVADFGMARIFEMDQTEANTRRVVGTYGYMSPEYAMYGQFSMKSDVYSFGVLVLEIISGRKNSSLHEMDGSLGNLVTYTWRVWNNGLPLELVDSSFRESYQSNEIIRCIHIALLCVQEDTEDRPTMLAIVQMLTTSSISLAVPRPPGFFFRSKKDQACSSVDKSSLFSIDQASITSLAPR; encoded by the exons ATGTCTGCTTATACTTCATTAAACTATACCTACCTTCTCACTTTCTTCATTGCAATCTTGAGAGTTTCTGCGCAACTACAAGACCCAACTTACGCCGGCCATAGTTGCAGCGACAGGATATCAACAAACAACGTTTACTTATCCAATCTCAAAAGTCTTTTGACCTCTTTTTCAAACAGCCATGCTTCCTTATTCTCCGAGGGATTTAATTTTCTCGCAAAGGGTCAAGACAACGGTACAGTATTCGGAATATTTCTCTGCAGAGGTGATCTCTCGCCAGACGTTTGCCGTGAGTGCGTCTTGTTTGCTTCTAGTAACACTCAGAGTCGATGTCTACGAGGGAAAGAATTATTGATTCAGTATGATGAGTGCATGCTTGGATACTCAGACCGGAATATTTTCATGGATGGTATAAGAACATGGTCTACCCCTACAATAATCACTTGGAACAATCAGAGTGTCCGACCAGACCGGTTCAAGGATGCAATGTTTTCTCTGATGAACAAGTCTTCAATGGAAGCGGCTGATAGCAAGGAAAAGAGATTTGCGGTTAACAAATCGAGATTTACTTTGTCTCAGACGCTTTATGCATTTGTCCAGTGTATTCCTGATCTTTCACCTGAAGGTTGCTTAAACTGTCTGCAACAATCCATGATGGAGTTTAATTTCAGCAGAGTTGGAGGGAGAGTTGTTTTCCCGAGTTGTAACTCAAGGTACGAGATTTACCCTTTTTACAATGAATCCTTGGTGGCAACTCCCTCTCCATCGCTTCCGGTTACAGCTACTCCGTCGCCTCCTG GAAAAGTAAAAAACTCACTGGTGATAATCTTAGCAACTTGTGTGCCGGTCTCTGTCTTTGTTCTTTTTCTTGTGGCTGTTTCAAGCTACCAAGTAACAAAGAAAGTGAAGAAAACTGATAATACTACAGCTGCAGATGATG AAGGAGATGACATTACAACTGCTGGATCACTGCAGTTTGATTTTAAGGTTATTGAAGCGGCCACAGATAAGTTTTCCATATGTAACAAACTAGGTGAAGGTGGATTTGGAAAAGTCTACAAG GGGACACTTCCTAATGGATTACGAGTGGCTGTAAAGAGACTTTCCAAAACATCAGGACAAGGCGAGAAAGAGTTCAAGAATGAGGTTGTTCTTGTGGCAAAGCTTCAGCACAGAAATCTTGTCAAGCTTCTCGGATACTgttttgagagagaagagaagatacTTGTCTATGAGTTTGTGCCTAACAAAAGCCTTGATTACTTCCTGTTTG ACTCTAGAATGCAGAGCCAGCTGGATTGGAGTAGACGGTATAAGATCATAGGAGGAATTGCTAGAGGGATTCTATATCTTCATCAAGATTCAAGACTCACAATTATACATCGGGATCTCAAAGCTGGTAATATCCTCTTGGACGCTGATATGAACCCCAAAGTTGCAGATTTTGGTATGGCAAGAATATTCGAAATGGACCAAACCGAAGCAAATACGAGAAGAGTAGTCGGAACCTA TGGTTACATGTCCCCTGAGTATGCGATGTACGGGCAATTCTCAATGAAGTCAGATGTCTATAGCTTCGGAGTCTTAGTTCTTGAGATTATAAGCGGGAGGAAGAACAGCAGCCTCCATGAGATGGATGGTAGTTTAGGAAACTTGGTTACATAT ACTTGGAGGGTATGGAACAATGGATTGCCCCTAGAGCTTGTGGACTCATCCTTTCGAGAGAGTTATCAAAGCAACGAAATAATTAGATGCATCCATATCGCCTTATTATGCGTCCAAGAAGATACTGAGGATCGCCCAACCATGTTAGCAATCGTCCAAATGCTTACTACTAGCTCGATCTCCCTCGCTGTGCCTCGACCACCTGGATTTTTCTTCCGAAGTAAGAAAGATCAAGCATGTTCATCAGTGGACAAGTCTTCTCTCTTCTCGATTGATCAAGCATCCATTACTTCTTTAGCTCCTCGTTAA